In Pseudobdellovibrionaceae bacterium, the following proteins share a genomic window:
- a CDS encoding 2-oxo acid dehydrogenase subunit E2, which yields MGLQNLPLTLSPASSTFRKVAMGTWRTAKDPSVYGLLEVDMTKALSFMRQYSEKHSIKITPAHLVGKAAAYCIGRRPEINAMIRGSRIYLRDNVNLFFQVNIPGSGNDKAKKANLAGCTIPHAEDLPLREIALQLQEKADKVRKGQDREMASNMGLIAKLPWWMVKYYLDLGSWLIYGLNLNLGWLGLPRDPFGSVMITNVGSMGIDKAWAPLCPYTRVPILVTVGSIQERPWVVSGKVEVRPIMPLGVTFDHRLIDGVHASRMAVDMKHCFDNPEELLGE from the coding sequence ATGGGACTGCAAAATCTGCCCCTGACTCTTTCTCCGGCCAGCTCCACGTTTCGCAAAGTGGCCATGGGCACCTGGCGAACAGCCAAAGATCCTTCTGTCTATGGGCTCTTGGAAGTGGACATGACCAAGGCCTTATCCTTCATGCGCCAGTATTCCGAGAAGCACTCGATTAAGATCACTCCTGCCCACTTAGTGGGGAAGGCCGCGGCCTATTGCATTGGTCGCAGGCCGGAAATCAACGCCATGATTCGTGGCAGTCGCATTTACCTGCGCGACAATGTGAACTTGTTTTTTCAGGTCAATATTCCCGGTTCGGGTAACGACAAAGCTAAAAAGGCTAACCTAGCGGGTTGTACCATTCCTCACGCCGAGGATTTGCCACTTAGGGAAATTGCCCTTCAGCTTCAAGAAAAGGCCGACAAAGTTCGCAAGGGACAAGACCGTGAAATGGCCAGCAACATGGGCCTGATTGCCAAACTTCCTTGGTGGATGGTGAAGTATTATTTGGATCTGGGTTCATGGTTGATCTACGGACTCAACCTGAATCTGGGCTGGTTGGGTCTTCCCCGCGACCCTTTTGGCAGTGTGATGATCACCAATGTGGGCAGTATGGGAATTGACAAGGCCTGGGCTCCACTTTGCCCCTACACGCGAGTTCCAATCCTAGTGACAGTTGGTTCGATACAGGAAAGACCCTGGGTGGTAAGTGGCAAAGTGGAAGTGCGCCCAATTATGCCTTTGGGAGTCACTTTTGATCATCGCTTGATCGATGGTGTTCATGCGTCACGTATGGCAGTTGACATGAAACACTGCTTTGATAATCCGGAAGAGCTTTTAGGGGAGTAA
- a CDS encoding homocysteine S-methyltransferase family protein has product MGALLMRRGLPPGYAPDLWNLEEPNVIEAVQREYAEAGADILITNTFGASRLRLEEYQAYGKLKDINASAVDVARRAGGDRCFVAGDIGPCGDTIYPTGSRPFDEVFEIFREQAKVLIDSGVDAIIVETMFDSLDFKAALAAVRDLSREVPLIGLMTFNTDGISDTGISPESCVAIAEGYHCDVVGANCSVGPDAMKRVVERMKSVSRLPLAAQPNAGMPELRQGETVFPLNAEQMAKHIEGFYGAGARILGGCCGTTPDYIRAVRNFVDSKGAEFLAASHPNQPSRVLISSKIQTVAIGGGAPFVMIGEKINPTGRKKVAEMIRAGNIEALMADAHLQVQAGAHCLDVNVGVPLIDEPKMMSDVVTAIQNSVEVPLVLDSSFSEALMTGGRVYYGRPLLNSINAEDEKLEEVIPIARRTGGAMLALTTETQVPEKAEDRLVYARKILDRLIAEGFCREDVVFDVLALTVSAMREGAKETLRTIELIEKELGCATTFGLSNSSFGLPNRRFVHQAFLMMSIQKGLSSAIMNVLENQVAVRVAAAELFGPRESAVETFLAGWSDPIADTASTTVGTATVGEGEADDPTGKMGLDGIQKEIFWDIVNGKKDKIKEDIGRFLETGADQAFELFLNVMTPGIRHLGDLFAKRKRFIPHLVAAAEAMKEGVQLLEPHFARNKSGDDQKGTIVFATVKGDIHDIGKNICILMLKNFGYKVIDLGRNVAMEDIFDAAERHQAQIIALSALMTTTMVQMKQLIETKRERGLSYQVMVGGAPVTSDFASEIGADGHCEDVGSLVGETERVFTALGYTAF; this is encoded by the coding sequence ATGGGAGCCCTTCTTATGCGACGGGGGCTACCGCCTGGTTATGCTCCTGACTTGTGGAATTTGGAAGAGCCGAATGTGATCGAGGCCGTGCAGCGCGAATACGCTGAAGCCGGAGCCGATATCTTGATTACCAACACCTTTGGTGCTTCCCGCCTGCGGCTAGAGGAATACCAAGCCTACGGGAAATTAAAAGACATTAATGCTAGTGCTGTGGATGTTGCCAGACGAGCCGGGGGTGATCGCTGTTTTGTGGCCGGCGATATTGGCCCCTGCGGAGACACCATCTATCCGACCGGGTCTCGCCCCTTTGACGAGGTCTTTGAGATTTTTCGGGAACAGGCGAAGGTACTGATTGATTCAGGTGTTGATGCGATCATTGTTGAAACCATGTTTGACTCATTGGACTTCAAAGCTGCTTTAGCAGCCGTTCGCGATCTGAGTCGCGAGGTCCCCCTGATAGGTTTGATGACATTTAATACCGATGGAATCTCTGACACTGGAATTAGTCCCGAATCCTGCGTAGCAATTGCTGAGGGCTATCACTGTGACGTGGTGGGAGCCAATTGCTCAGTTGGCCCCGATGCCATGAAGAGAGTGGTTGAGCGGATGAAGTCGGTGAGTCGTCTTCCCTTGGCGGCCCAGCCTAATGCCGGGATGCCAGAGTTGCGACAGGGGGAGACGGTGTTCCCGTTGAATGCCGAGCAGATGGCCAAACATATTGAAGGCTTTTACGGTGCGGGCGCAAGAATTCTCGGAGGTTGTTGCGGTACCACTCCAGATTACATTCGCGCGGTAAGGAATTTTGTCGACTCCAAGGGTGCGGAATTTTTGGCAGCCAGTCACCCTAATCAGCCTTCGCGGGTTTTGATCTCTTCAAAGATTCAAACCGTGGCGATTGGTGGGGGAGCTCCCTTCGTGATGATCGGAGAAAAGATCAATCCCACCGGGCGCAAGAAAGTGGCGGAGATGATCCGCGCTGGAAATATTGAAGCCTTAATGGCGGATGCTCACCTGCAGGTGCAAGCTGGAGCTCACTGTTTGGATGTCAATGTGGGGGTGCCACTTATCGATGAGCCCAAGATGATGAGTGATGTGGTGACGGCAATTCAAAACTCGGTTGAAGTTCCCCTGGTTTTGGATTCCAGTTTTTCTGAGGCCCTGATGACAGGTGGTCGTGTTTATTACGGTCGTCCCCTGTTGAATTCCATCAATGCTGAGGACGAAAAGCTGGAAGAGGTGATTCCAATTGCTCGCCGCACAGGTGGAGCCATGCTGGCCTTAACCACCGAAACCCAGGTGCCGGAAAAGGCCGAAGACCGGCTGGTCTATGCGCGAAAGATTTTAGATCGCCTTATCGCTGAAGGTTTTTGTCGCGAGGACGTGGTGTTTGATGTCCTGGCCTTGACGGTTTCAGCCATGCGCGAGGGTGCCAAGGAGACCTTGCGTACGATTGAGTTGATTGAAAAGGAACTGGGTTGCGCCACCACTTTTGGGTTGAGCAACTCGTCTTTTGGATTACCGAATCGTCGTTTTGTTCATCAGGCTTTTTTGATGATGTCCATCCAGAAAGGCTTGAGTTCGGCCATTATGAATGTGTTGGAGAATCAAGTGGCTGTTCGCGTGGCCGCAGCTGAATTGTTCGGCCCTCGGGAGTCAGCGGTGGAAACTTTCCTGGCCGGTTGGTCAGATCCGATTGCCGACACGGCGTCGACCACAGTTGGTACAGCAACGGTCGGGGAGGGAGAAGCGGATGATCCAACGGGAAAAATGGGATTAGACGGAATCCAAAAGGAAATCTTTTGGGATATCGTCAATGGCAAAAAGGATAAGATCAAAGAGGACATTGGCCGCTTCTTGGAGACTGGTGCCGATCAGGCCTTTGAATTGTTTTTGAATGTGATGACTCCAGGAATTCGCCATTTAGGTGATCTCTTTGCCAAGAGAAAGCGCTTTATCCCTCACCTAGTGGCCGCGGCTGAGGCCATGAAAGAAGGTGTTCAGCTCCTTGAACCTCATTTTGCCAGGAACAAGTCTGGTGATGACCAGAAAGGCACTATCGTTTTTGCCACGGTAAAGGGGGATATCCACGACATCGGCAAAAATATTTGTATTCTGATGCTGAAGAACTTTGGCTACAAAGTGATCGATCTCGGACGCAACGTTGCCATGGAAGATATTTTTGACGCTGCTGAGAGACACCAAGCCCAGATTATTGCCCTATCAGCTCTCATGACCACCACCATGGTGCAGATGAAGCAACTCATTGAGACCAAGCGAGAGCGGGGGTTGAGCTATCAGGTGATGGTCGGGGGAGCTCCTGTGACCTCTGATTTTGCATCTGAAATCGGTGCAGATGGTCATTGTGAAGACGTGGGCTCATTGGTTGGTGAAACTGAGAGGGTTTTCACAGCTTTGGGCTATACGGCATTCTAA
- a CDS encoding DedA family protein, whose product MKPTDIKANEVEATLEELAEFSRRHILLSLALVLGLFALMGVTGLYFEGEVQHFADWMVESFGIWGMAAFLFVSDTFVSPFPPDLFLLIVAKSEMREHWLLYVSFLGVISTLAGHTGWLCGRILVESRWFPPSVRAFFDTKKSEVQRFGTWAVALGATTPLPFSVTCWTAGILKMPYKRFALAASTRFFRILIYYYAIHSSEWLTNWIS is encoded by the coding sequence GTGAAGCCAACAGACATCAAGGCCAATGAGGTTGAAGCCACACTTGAGGAGTTGGCGGAGTTTTCTCGGCGACATATCCTCTTGTCCCTGGCCTTGGTCCTTGGCCTTTTTGCATTAATGGGTGTAACCGGCCTTTACTTTGAAGGTGAAGTGCAGCATTTTGCTGACTGGATGGTTGAGAGCTTTGGCATCTGGGGGATGGCTGCATTTCTCTTTGTCAGCGATACATTTGTCAGCCCCTTCCCTCCTGATCTGTTTCTGCTGATTGTCGCCAAAAGTGAGATGCGGGAACACTGGCTTCTCTATGTGAGCTTTCTGGGCGTAATTTCCACACTCGCTGGTCATACCGGATGGCTCTGTGGGCGCATCCTGGTGGAAAGTCGATGGTTCCCCCCTTCGGTGCGAGCCTTTTTCGATACCAAAAAAAGCGAAGTGCAGAGGTTCGGAACTTGGGCCGTCGCTCTGGGTGCAACCACACCATTGCCCTTTTCCGTGACCTGTTGGACGGCTGGCATTCTCAAAATGCCCTACAAGCGCTTCGCTCTGGCTGCCAGCACCCGTTTTTTTCGCATTCTCATCTATTATTATGCCATTCACTCATCGGAGTGGCTGACCAATTGGATCTCCTAA
- a CDS encoding FecR domain-containing protein: MTKIFLILIGFILGSVSAVATECGRIESFKGKVEVLRVKSGDRDKDNPVRNPVKVTPRFKVDCQDVVLTQDKARAKVRLKGNIVLTLGANSRMSIEEYAKKSGNATLLHLTYGKMRALFNNEKEEDKKTEDQKQKDRQSKFRIRTSTAVAGVRGTDFYVSFEPNTKVTEQATISGEVQVEQVGTGQKVNVPAGNQVAVEQVPEPSAQPESMVAKGKQLDAGASSGLVKSAKVVTTPVIVKKLEVKPIDTQLVAEIRQTSVLVKADEEFTHKEAVEVLGAPEEWKPAPKEMPFDLKDLREEF, from the coding sequence ATGACGAAGATTTTCCTAATACTAATTGGTTTTATTTTAGGGTCTGTTTCGGCTGTAGCAACTGAGTGCGGGCGAATTGAATCCTTCAAGGGCAAGGTTGAAGTTCTTCGCGTGAAATCCGGCGATCGTGACAAAGACAATCCCGTCCGCAACCCCGTCAAAGTGACTCCTCGTTTTAAGGTCGACTGCCAGGATGTGGTGCTCACACAGGATAAAGCGCGGGCGAAAGTTCGCCTCAAAGGAAACATTGTCCTCACGCTGGGAGCCAATTCACGGATGTCGATCGAGGAGTATGCAAAAAAGTCCGGCAATGCCACGTTGTTACATCTAACTTACGGCAAAATGCGAGCCCTGTTTAACAATGAAAAGGAAGAAGACAAGAAAACGGAAGACCAAAAGCAAAAGGATCGGCAAAGCAAGTTTCGCATTCGTACATCCACAGCCGTTGCCGGTGTGCGTGGAACAGATTTTTACGTCAGCTTTGAACCCAATACCAAGGTGACAGAACAGGCCACCATTTCTGGCGAAGTTCAGGTCGAGCAAGTGGGAACTGGCCAAAAGGTCAATGTTCCTGCGGGAAATCAGGTGGCAGTTGAGCAAGTTCCCGAGCCATCCGCACAGCCGGAGTCCATGGTGGCAAAAGGAAAGCAGTTAGATGCTGGCGCGAGTTCAGGTCTCGTCAAGTCGGCCAAAGTGGTGACCACTCCGGTGATTGTCAAAAAGTTGGAAGTCAAACCCATCGACACCCAATTAGTGGCTGAAATCCGTCAGACCTCTGTTTTGGTCAAGGCCGATGAAGAGTTCACGCACAAAGAGGCCGTCGAAGTCTTGGGGGCTCCCGAAGAGTGGAAGCCGGCGCCTAAGGAAATGCCATTTGATCTAAAGGACCTTCGCGAAGAATTCTAG
- a CDS encoding AMP-binding protein: MAVPLVNQSRKFSDRVAVIDHLGRHTYASIRRSALHLHTFLLPEGEADLHQSRVAFLVPPDFRYVVSQWAIWLAGGVTVPLCPQHPVAEWEYALGAVRVSQVIVSGEFIEQMSPVADQMGIRIICLDELKLGRDGDIADGNIGESDLSRNANILFTSGTTNRPKGVVTTHGNLQAQIETLVKAWDWRKEDHTLNVLPLHHTHGIVNVLCCALWSGATCEMLPKFDACQVWERLSSGEVNVFMAVPTVYGRLIGDYEQVSQKEQAQRSRSLREFRLMVSGSAALPVPVFEKWKEISGHDLLERYGMTEIGMALANPYSGERRPGTVGQALPSVETRVVDGDGRDVEPGESGELWVRGSMVFKEYFDQPEETAKSFHESWFKTGDVVCVEDGYYRIMGRQSVDIIKSGGYKISALEIEAVLRRHPAIADCAVVGVEDPEWGERVSGALILRKGQNLSMVELKEWAKEHLAHYKIPSQIQIVVDLPRNVLGKVLKPKVKELF, encoded by the coding sequence ATTGCCGTACCCTTAGTGAATCAAAGTCGTAAATTCTCGGATCGAGTGGCAGTGATCGACCATTTGGGTCGGCACACCTACGCCTCTATTCGCAGAAGTGCTTTGCATCTACACACGTTCTTGTTGCCTGAAGGAGAGGCGGATCTTCACCAGTCAAGGGTGGCCTTTCTTGTTCCTCCTGATTTTCGTTATGTGGTGAGCCAGTGGGCGATTTGGTTGGCCGGCGGAGTCACTGTCCCACTCTGCCCCCAACACCCTGTGGCCGAGTGGGAATACGCTTTAGGTGCCGTGCGAGTCAGCCAGGTGATTGTCAGTGGTGAATTCATAGAGCAAATGTCACCAGTGGCCGACCAGATGGGAATAAGAATTATTTGTTTGGACGAACTGAAGTTGGGTCGAGACGGCGACATTGCTGATGGTAACATCGGGGAGTCAGACCTGAGCCGAAACGCAAATATCCTTTTTACAAGTGGCACGACCAACCGTCCAAAGGGTGTGGTCACCACTCACGGCAACCTTCAGGCGCAAATTGAAACCTTGGTCAAGGCATGGGATTGGCGCAAAGAAGATCACACACTCAATGTTCTTCCTCTGCATCACACTCATGGCATAGTGAATGTACTTTGCTGCGCCCTATGGAGTGGCGCAACCTGCGAAATGCTTCCCAAATTTGATGCGTGCCAGGTGTGGGAGCGCCTATCCTCCGGTGAGGTCAATGTTTTTATGGCCGTACCGACTGTTTACGGTCGGTTGATTGGCGATTACGAACAGGTATCTCAAAAAGAGCAGGCACAGAGGTCTCGATCGCTAAGAGAGTTTCGATTGATGGTTTCCGGTTCTGCAGCTCTCCCGGTGCCGGTATTTGAAAAGTGGAAAGAAATTTCTGGGCACGATCTTTTGGAACGCTATGGAATGACTGAGATTGGTATGGCCCTTGCCAATCCTTATTCGGGGGAAAGGAGACCGGGCACGGTTGGCCAGGCGTTGCCAAGTGTTGAGACCAGAGTCGTTGATGGTGATGGCCGAGATGTGGAGCCTGGTGAATCCGGGGAGCTGTGGGTTCGGGGGAGCATGGTCTTTAAGGAGTACTTTGATCAACCCGAGGAAACCGCAAAGAGTTTTCATGAGAGCTGGTTTAAGACCGGGGATGTGGTTTGTGTTGAAGATGGTTACTACCGGATCATGGGGCGGCAAAGCGTGGATATCATCAAGTCTGGTGGCTACAAGATCTCGGCTTTGGAAATTGAAGCCGTTTTGCGTCGTCATCCGGCAATCGCCGATTGCGCTGTGGTGGGAGTTGAGGACCCTGAGTGGGGAGAAAGGGTTTCAGGTGCTCTCATTTTACGTAAGGGCCAAAATTTGAGCATGGTTGAGCTCAAGGAGTGGGCGAAAGAACACTTGGCTCACTATAAGATCCCAAGTCAAATTCAAATCGTTGTCGACCTTCCCCGCAATGTCTTGGGGAAAGTCCTTAAACCAAAGGTAAAAGAGCTGTTTTAA
- the folE gene encoding GTP cyclohydrolase I FolE, with product MAPEKTITVEEILSQVRPTPLLENDMSQAEKIEKIALKFGEIMEVLGLDLGNDSLRDTPRRVARMYVEELFSGLWAENFPKVTVIDNEMGYDQMIVSQRVEIKSTCEHHFQTIDGFATIAYIPKDKVVGLSKINRIARYFSRRPQVQERLTKQIADCLSYVLGTDNVAVHISARHYCMAQRGVEDTNSTTVTCDLRGDFKSKADTRSEFLGHCDTDYFYK from the coding sequence ATGGCTCCGGAAAAGACCATTACTGTCGAAGAGATCCTTTCCCAGGTTCGGCCGACTCCTTTGTTGGAGAATGACATGAGTCAGGCCGAAAAGATTGAAAAGATCGCCCTTAAATTTGGCGAGATCATGGAGGTCTTGGGGCTTGATCTGGGTAACGACAGCCTTCGCGACACCCCCAGGCGGGTGGCTCGGATGTATGTGGAAGAGCTTTTTTCTGGTCTGTGGGCTGAGAACTTTCCCAAGGTGACAGTCATCGATAACGAAATGGGCTACGATCAGATGATTGTCTCCCAGAGGGTGGAGATCAAGTCCACTTGTGAGCATCACTTTCAAACAATTGATGGTTTTGCCACCATTGCCTATATCCCCAAGGATAAGGTGGTGGGACTTTCCAAGATCAATCGCATTGCCCGCTACTTTTCCCGGCGTCCTCAGGTCCAGGAGCGACTTACCAAACAGATCGCTGACTGTCTGAGCTACGTCTTGGGGACGGACAATGTGGCAGTGCATATTTCCGCCCGTCATTACTGCATGGCCCAGAGAGGGGTGGAGGACACCAACTCAACAACGGTGACCTGTGACCTCAGAGGGGATTTTAAGTCTAAGGCGGACACTCGATCTGAATTCCTCGGTCATTGCGATACGGACTACTTTTACAAGTAG
- a CDS encoding 2-oxoacid:ferredoxin oxidoreductase subunit beta codes for MSTATPTPAAAKTNHIGLEKSDYQGAKSTLCAGCGHDSVTNHLINAFFKSGVNPHKVAKLSGIGCSSKTPTYFMARAHGFNAIHGRMGPVATGVKLVNPELTCIGVSGDGDTASIGMGGFTHLLRRNVPMVYLVENNGVYGLTKGQFSATADVGSKSKGGEMNPFQTIDLCSLAIDLGCTFVARSFSGDAKQLVPLLEAAIHHHGTALIDVISPCITFANHPGSTRSYEAVREHTRALQELGFVQPFDEIKVDYKEGDSQAVEMPDGSWITLKKLDSQDHDITDAIHALKILHEARNKGEILTGLFYLKENAKDLAETLGLPKEKPLYAMNAEDLRPSQDQLSTIMQAFR; via the coding sequence ATGAGCACCGCCACTCCAACACCTGCTGCGGCCAAGACAAACCACATCGGTCTGGAAAAGTCGGACTACCAAGGGGCAAAATCCACCCTTTGCGCCGGCTGCGGACATGATAGTGTCACCAATCATTTAATCAACGCCTTTTTTAAATCGGGAGTTAACCCTCACAAGGTGGCCAAACTTTCGGGAATTGGTTGTTCAAGTAAGACGCCCACTTACTTTATGGCTCGCGCCCATGGCTTTAACGCCATTCATGGCCGCATGGGTCCAGTGGCGACGGGTGTGAAATTGGTCAACCCTGAACTCACTTGTATTGGCGTATCCGGCGATGGCGACACCGCCAGTATCGGCATGGGTGGATTTACTCACTTGCTTCGCCGAAATGTTCCCATGGTTTATCTGGTTGAGAACAACGGAGTCTACGGTCTCACCAAGGGTCAGTTCTCAGCCACTGCCGATGTAGGTTCTAAGAGCAAGGGCGGGGAAATGAACCCCTTTCAGACCATTGACCTTTGTTCTTTGGCCATTGATTTGGGCTGTACATTTGTGGCTCGCTCGTTCTCAGGAGACGCCAAACAATTGGTTCCTCTATTGGAAGCCGCGATCCATCACCACGGCACAGCTCTGATTGACGTGATTTCCCCATGTATCACCTTTGCCAACCACCCTGGGTCCACACGCAGCTATGAAGCCGTTCGTGAGCACACCCGTGCCCTTCAGGAGCTTGGCTTTGTTCAGCCCTTTGATGAAATCAAAGTAGACTACAAAGAAGGCGATAGCCAGGCCGTGGAAATGCCCGATGGCTCCTGGATCACGCTTAAAAAGTTGGACTCCCAGGATCATGACATCACTGATGCCATTCATGCTCTTAAAATTCTCCATGAAGCCCGTAACAAGGGGGAGATTTTGACTGGCTTGTTCTACCTCAAGGAAAATGCAAAGGATTTGGCAGAGACCCTTGGTCTCCCGAAAGAGAAACCCCTGTATGCGATGAATGCTGAGGATCTGAGACCTTCTCAAGATCAGCTCTCTACCATCATGCAGGCGTTTCGCTAA
- the nhaA gene encoding Na+/H+ antiporter NhaA, translating into MSSSRKTHRAEKVMTTILSPVDLFLKLEASSGILLIIVTAFAMIWANSPWGEIYHHMVEMPIGISLGGFVFEMTVHEWVNDAMMVIFFFVVGLEIKRELIIGELATAKKAALPMFGALGGMVVPALIYHALNLDGAGKPGWGIPMATDIAFAVGVLSLMSRKVPFALKIFLLALAIVDDLGAVIVIAVFYTADLAAQPMAWAILGLFAVSFLKYSGIRKISVYVVLGVIVWFAILKSGVHATIAGVVLGLMTPILPFIKKKEAPDKIKRVVDEIEDHLTKLEEDDENYLDEITKIKLEELHHISIESRSPLDRLVHALHPVVSYIIMPIFALVNAGVHLTDMSLGKLLGNSISLGVILGLFVGKPIGIMAFSWMAVRFKMAQLPRGVTWYHMFCVAVLGGVGFTMALFVGHLALKVDELEMYSKLGILVASLLSAVLGLALLNFARDTRAGFKGHKD; encoded by the coding sequence ATGAGTTCCTCCCGCAAAACCCATCGCGCTGAAAAGGTGATGACGACCATTCTGTCCCCTGTTGATTTGTTTCTCAAACTTGAGGCCTCGAGTGGCATCTTGCTTATCATTGTAACCGCATTTGCCATGATTTGGGCCAACTCCCCCTGGGGCGAAATCTATCACCACATGGTCGAGATGCCGATCGGCATTTCCTTGGGTGGTTTTGTTTTTGAGATGACCGTTCATGAGTGGGTGAACGATGCCATGATGGTCATCTTCTTTTTTGTCGTGGGACTGGAGATAAAACGAGAACTCATTATTGGTGAGCTAGCGACAGCCAAGAAGGCCGCCCTTCCCATGTTCGGCGCACTGGGCGGGATGGTGGTGCCGGCCCTTATCTACCATGCGCTTAACCTAGATGGTGCGGGAAAGCCCGGATGGGGAATTCCCATGGCTACAGACATAGCCTTTGCGGTCGGTGTTCTGTCGCTGATGAGCCGCAAGGTGCCCTTTGCTCTTAAGATTTTCCTCCTTGCCCTGGCAATCGTTGATGACCTGGGTGCGGTCATCGTGATTGCTGTTTTTTATACGGCGGATTTGGCGGCTCAGCCCATGGCATGGGCGATCCTGGGGCTGTTTGCCGTTTCTTTCCTGAAATATTCAGGTATCCGCAAGATTTCAGTCTATGTTGTTTTAGGAGTGATCGTCTGGTTTGCGATTCTTAAGAGTGGTGTCCATGCGACAATCGCAGGAGTTGTCCTTGGTCTCATGACGCCCATTTTGCCCTTCATCAAAAAGAAAGAGGCTCCGGACAAAATCAAAAGGGTGGTGGACGAGATCGAGGACCACCTCACCAAACTTGAAGAGGACGATGAAAACTACCTGGATGAAATCACTAAGATTAAACTCGAAGAACTCCACCACATCTCCATTGAGAGCCGTTCGCCCCTGGACCGATTAGTCCATGCCCTTCACCCCGTCGTTAGCTATATCATTATGCCAATCTTTGCCCTAGTAAACGCGGGCGTACACCTCACCGATATGAGCCTGGGAAAGCTCCTAGGAAATTCCATTTCTCTGGGTGTGATTCTTGGCCTATTTGTCGGTAAACCCATTGGTATCATGGCTTTCTCATGGATGGCAGTGCGATTTAAGATGGCTCAACTCCCACGGGGTGTGACCTGGTACCATATGTTCTGTGTGGCCGTTTTAGGCGGCGTAGGCTTTACTATGGCTCTTTTTGTAGGACACTTGGCTCTCAAGGTAGACGAGTTAGAGATGTACTCCAAGCTCGGCATTCTTGTAGCCTCACTCCTGTCAGCAGTTTTGGGATTAGCCCTTCTCAACTTTGCCCGGGACACTCGGGCCGGATTTAAGGGGCATAAGGACTGA